A window from Oncorhynchus mykiss isolate Arlee chromosome 9, USDA_OmykA_1.1, whole genome shotgun sequence encodes these proteins:
- the LOC110533028 gene encoding natural cytotoxicity triggering receptor 2-like, whose translation MMRVLYLLLLCETSVQLQCDKTVIQANVGSGFSLLCQYQTNRYLFSKKYWCRGESRSTCVILMDSDHLTNRELRHRSQIIDAQRRGLFIIMTDLKLEDTGVYWVGIDKIHADIMTSINLIVTFVAVSKPMVWPLSSMGDTCWGQPVTVHCASAKGTSVQYTWYQSTQPQDIQFQSSADLHLHCGIVEEDSQYYCSASNDVSSQHSGMVSVQVLKPSEEDCIYRFAMEGQRSYDCSDRLKTSTATPLRSTGHLTEEPYQPGTNSNLSSTINQTHQDWHYSRSEPCHLYVTSV comes from the exons CAAGTGTCCAGCTTCAGTGTGACAAAACAGTAATCCAGGCCAATGTTGGGAGTGGATTCAGTCTGCTCTGCCAGTACCAAACAAACCGGTACCTCTTCAGTAAGAAGTACTGGTGTCGTGGGGAGTCTAGGTCGACCTGTGTTATTCTAATGGACTCGGATCACCTCACCAACAGAGAGCTCAGACACAGGTCTCAGATCATAGATGCACAGCGAAGGGGGTTGTTCATCATCATGACAGATCTCAAGTTAGAGGATACTGGAGTGTACTGGGTTGGGATTGATAAAATCCATGCTGATATCATGACTTCCATCAATCTAATTGTGACATTTG tggcAGTGTCCAAACCCATGGTATGGCCCCTGAGTTCAATGGGAGACACTTGCTGGGGCCAGCCTGTGACAGTGCACTGTGCTAGTGCAAAGGGCACAAGTGTCCAGTACACCTGGTACCAATCCACCCAACCCCAGGACATCCAGTTTCAGAGCTCAGCAGACCTGCACCTACACTGTGGCATTGTGGAAGAAGACAGCCAGTACTACTGCAGTGCCAGCAACGATGTGAGCAGCCAGCATAGTGGGATGGTTTCGGTGCAGGTTCTGAAGCCCTCTGAGGAGGACTGCATCTATCGTTTTGCTATGGAGG GCCAGAGAAGCTATGACTGTAGTGACAGATTGAAGACAAGCACAGCCACACCTCTGCGTTCTACTGGCCATCTGACAGAAGAACCCTATCAACCTGGAACCAACAGCAACCTGTCCTCAACAATCAATCAAACACACCAGGATTGGCATTACAGTAGGTCAGAACCGTGTCACCTCTATGTAACCTCTGTGTAA